One Pseudonocardia abyssalis DNA segment encodes these proteins:
- a CDS encoding antitoxin, giving the protein MSLFKRLATLATAAEAARRYARSNPDKAGKYLDQAASFVDKQTKGKYRTQIDGVAKKAKGAAGIPAGPGAAGNGHSTYGQNPAYGQPTAYGHDAPTQVNQPGTADYRPPQPGPREHGA; this is encoded by the coding sequence ATGTCCCTGTTCAAAAGACTCGCCACCCTCGCCACGGCCGCAGAGGCGGCCCGCCGCTACGCCAGGAGCAACCCCGACAAGGCCGGGAAGTACCTCGACCAGGCGGCCTCGTTCGTCGACAAGCAGACCAAGGGCAAGTACCGCACCCAGATCGACGGGGTCGCGAAGAAGGCCAAGGGCGCGGCGGGGATCCCCGCGGGCCCCGGCGCCGCGGGCAACGGCCACAGCACCTACGGCCAGAACCCCGCCTACGGACAGCCCACCGCGTACGGCCACGACGCCCCGACCCAGGTGAACCAGCCCGGCACCGCCGACTACCGGCCGCCGCAGCCTGGCCCGCGCGAGCACGGGGCCTGA
- a CDS encoding amino acid ABC transporter permease produces the protein MALTRRQRTRLSRGIQYGIAVAVVLLVAFTADWDVVRRTFFNLDVAAGLFPAVITTALLNTLTFTVLGFALALALGLVLALMRLSSIAVYRWAAGIYIEFFRGLPALLIFIAIGFGVPLAFQIQLDRIVTITAALGIVGSAYIAETIRAGIQAVPKGQVEAARSLGMSPARTMIFVVIPQAFRIILPPLTNELILLTKDSSLAFLLGTTLTQQELAQFGRAALNQNPGLTPILVVGLCYLIITLPLSFLARRLERRFGSAGQPQGAAV, from the coding sequence GTGGCACTGACCCGCCGTCAACGCACCCGGTTGTCCCGGGGGATCCAGTACGGCATCGCGGTCGCGGTCGTCCTCCTGGTGGCGTTCACCGCCGACTGGGACGTCGTCCGCCGGACGTTCTTCAACCTCGACGTCGCGGCCGGGCTGTTCCCGGCGGTCATCACGACCGCGCTGCTCAACACCCTGACCTTCACGGTGCTGGGCTTCGCACTGGCACTGGCCCTCGGGCTGGTGCTGGCGCTGATGCGGCTGTCGTCGATCGCGGTGTACCGCTGGGCCGCGGGCATCTACATCGAGTTCTTCCGCGGCCTGCCGGCGCTGCTGATCTTCATCGCGATCGGGTTCGGTGTCCCGCTGGCGTTCCAGATCCAGCTCGACCGCATCGTGACGATCACGGCGGCGCTCGGCATCGTCGGCTCGGCCTACATCGCGGAGACGATCCGGGCGGGTATCCAGGCGGTGCCGAAGGGGCAGGTCGAGGCGGCCCGGTCGCTCGGCATGTCCCCGGCGCGGACGATGATCTTCGTGGTGATCCCGCAGGCGTTCCGGATCATCCTGCCGCCGCTGACGAACGAGCTGATCCTGCTGACGAAGGACTCGTCGCTCGCGTTCCTGCTGGGCACGACCCTGACCCAGCAGGAGCTCGCCCAGTTCGGCCGGGCGGCGCTGAACCAGAACCCCGGTCTCACGCCGATCCTCGTGGTCGGCCTCTGCTACCTGATCATCACGCTGCCGCTGTCGTTCCTGGCCCGTCGCCTGGAGCGCCGGTTCGGCAGCGCGGGCCAACCCCAGGGAGCGGCAGTATGA
- a CDS encoding ABC transporter substrate-binding protein → MLRRTIPAALSVAVLTVGLAACGGGGDGAAPAAEGGVELTNDGQLTWCTSLPYEPFEFQQGDQVVGFEVDLVALIAERLNATPTVVVTAFEGIQSGTDLTVGTCDLAAAGMTITPVREENFDFSEPFFDATQALLVRGDSGITTAEQLAGRNVGVQNGTTGADYAATNIPGANLITFEDLGLLTTAIQTGQVDAVIQDNGPLLSFATQNPEFTVTTEFDTGEQYGMGVRTGNTALLEVVNEVLATSRTDGTYDAAYEKWFGTAAPAN, encoded by the coding sequence GTGTTGCGTCGCACCATCCCAGCGGCCCTGTCCGTCGCCGTGCTCACCGTCGGACTCGCCGCGTGCGGCGGCGGAGGTGACGGTGCGGCACCCGCGGCCGAGGGCGGCGTCGAGCTCACCAACGACGGCCAGCTGACGTGGTGCACCTCGCTGCCCTACGAGCCGTTCGAGTTCCAGCAGGGCGACCAGGTCGTCGGGTTCGAGGTCGATCTCGTAGCCCTGATCGCCGAGCGGCTGAACGCCACCCCCACCGTGGTCGTCACCGCGTTCGAGGGCATCCAGTCCGGCACCGACCTCACCGTCGGCACCTGCGACCTGGCCGCCGCCGGCATGACGATCACGCCCGTCCGCGAGGAGAACTTCGACTTCTCCGAGCCGTTCTTCGACGCCACCCAGGCACTGCTCGTGCGCGGCGACTCCGGCATCACCACCGCCGAGCAGCTCGCGGGCCGCAACGTCGGTGTGCAGAACGGCACCACCGGAGCCGACTACGCCGCGACGAACATCCCGGGCGCCAACCTCATCACCTTCGAGGACCTGGGCCTGCTCACCACCGCGATCCAGACCGGCCAGGTCGACGCCGTCATCCAGGACAACGGCCCGCTGCTGAGCTTCGCCACCCAGAACCCCGAGTTCACGGTGACCACCGAGTTCGACACCGGCGAGCAGTACGGCATGGGCGTGCGCACCGGCAACACCGCGCTGCTCGAGGTCGTCAACGAGGTGCTGGCCACCTCGCGGACCGACGGCACCTACGACGCGGCGTACGAGAAGTGGTTCGGCACCGCGGCGCCGGCGAACTGA